The proteins below come from a single Xiphophorus hellerii strain 12219 chromosome 14, Xiphophorus_hellerii-4.1, whole genome shotgun sequence genomic window:
- the LOC116732355 gene encoding C-type mannose receptor 2-like translates to MQWSLILLFLMAQCCFIDCQLYQFHYIKEAKKWTEAQQYCREKHTDLATVTNMKDMERLNKISAGDQRGAWIGLYNKTLGTRTWYWSLPGVEFSVNETKWYPGESNDCGKQENCGLLVNTSKWGYASCSIQRYFLCYNDTNTTQKYHLIKELKTWQEAQRYCREKHTDLISGTKQLQDEEVEKVIKSTHRKPFFGLFRDTWRWSDGSSFSFRHWNLKFTNYQPNRDQCATTKFDDEGRWTNENCDVQKPFICYDDNVILIKENKTWEDALTYCRGHHHDLVTITNMDDQRWIQEKVKNASTPFVWIGLHYAWSLHFWFWVSDEEVSYENWASCPQMDDCDVSGAMETRGGHKWLEKKDSETFNFICSKY, encoded by the exons ATGCAGTGGAGTCTGATTCTGCTCTTCCTGATGG CTCAGTGTTGCTTCATTGACTGTCAGCTTTATCAGTTTCACTACATTAAAGAGGCAAAGAAGTGGACTGAAGCTCAGCagtactgcagagagaaacacactGACCTGGCCACAGTGACTAACATGAAGGACATGGAGAGACTCAACAAGATCTCAGCTGGAGATCAGAGGGGAGCCTGGATTGGTCTGTATAATAAAACACTTGGTACCAGAACATGGTACTGGTCTCTGCCTGGAGTGGAGTTCAGTGTCAATGAGACAAAGTGGTACCCAGGAGAATCTAATGATTGTGGAAAACAGGAGAATTGTGGCTTGTTGGTAAATACTTCTAAATGGGGATATGCAAGTTGCTCCATCCAAAGATATTTCCTCTGCTACAATG ATACGAATACAACTCAGAAATATCACCTGattaaagagctgaagacctGGCAGGAAGCTCAGCgttactgcagagagaaacacacagaccTGATCAGTGGAACGAAGCAACTACAGGATGAAGAAGTGGAAAAAGTGATCAAGtccacacacagaaaaccaTTCTTTGGTCTGTTCAGAGACACCTGGAGGTGGTCAGAtggaagcagtttctccttcagACACTGGAATCTGAAGTTTACCAATTATCAACCCAATAGAGATCAATGTGCCACGACTAAGTTTGATGATGAAGGTAGATGGACGAATGAGAACTGTGATGTGCAGAAACCCTTCATCTGTTATGATG ATAACGTGATCCtgatcaaagaaaataaaacctgggaGGACGCCTTGACCTACTGCAGAGGTCACCACCATGACCTGGTCACCATCACCAACATGGATGATCAGAGATGGATCCAGGAGAAAGTCAAGAACGCATCGACTCCTTTTGTTTGGATTGGACTGCACTACGCCTGGTCTCTACATTTCTGGTTCTGGGTCAGTGATGAGGAGGTCAGCTATGAGAACTGGGCCTCATGTCCACAGATGGACGACTGTGACGTGTCTGGAGCCATGGAGACGAGAGGAGGACATAAgtggctggaaaaaaaagacagcgaGACGTTTAATTTCATCTGTTCTAAATATTGA
- the LOC116732356 gene encoding C-type mannose receptor 2-like has product MQWSLILLFLMGQCCFIDCQLYQFHYINENKNWTEAQQYCREKHTDLATVTNMKNMERLNNISAGDQRGAWIGLYDQTNGTRTQYWSLPGVEFSVNEANWNPGESNDCGKQENCGLLVNTSKWGYASCSIQRYFLCYDDTNTTQKYHLIKELKTWQEAQSYCRENHTDLISGTKQRQDGEVEKVIKSTHRKPFFGLFRDTWRWSDGSSFSFRHWNLNFTNYQPNRGQCATTKFDGEGRWTNENCDVQKPFICYDDKLILIKENKTWEDALYYCRDYHHDLVTITNMDDQRWIQEKVKNASTPFVWTGLRYTCTLDFWFWVSDEVVIYKNWAEGEPTDDCDMSGAMETGGGHQWRKKNDLEEFNFICSKN; this is encoded by the exons ATGCAGTGGAGTCTGATTCTGCTCTTCCTGATGG GTCAGTGTTGCTTCATTGACTGTCAGCTCTATCAGTTTCACTACattaatgagaataaaaactgGACTGAAGCTCAGCagtactgcagagagaaacacactGACCTGGCCACAGTGACTAACATGAAGAACATGGAGAGACTCAACAACATCTCAGCTGGAGATCAGAGGGGAGCCTGGATTGGTCTTTATGATCAAACAAATGGTACCAGAACACAGTACTGGTCTCTGCCTGGAGTGGAGTTCAGTGTCAACGAGGCAAACTGGAACCCAGGAGAATCTAATGATTGTGGAAAACAGGAGAATTGTGGCTTGTTGGTAAATACTTCTAAATGGGGATATGCAAGTTGCTCCATCCAAAGATATTTCCTCTGCTACGATG ATACGAATACAACTCAGAAATATCACCTGattaaagagctgaagacctGGCAGGAAGCTCAGAGTTACTGCAGAGAGAATCACACAGACCTGATCAGTGGAACGAAGCAACGACAGGATGGAGAAGTGGAAAAAGTGATCAAGtccacacacagaaaaccaTTCTTTGGTCTGTTCAGAGACACCTGGAGGTGGTCAGATGGAAGCAGTTTCTCTTTCAGACACTGGAATCTGAATTTTACCAATTATCAACCCAACAGAGGTCAATGTGCCACGACTAAGTTTGATGGTGAAGGCAGATGGACGAATGAGAACTGTGATGTGCAGAAACCCTTCATCTGTTATGATG ATAAATTGATCCtgatcaaagaaaataaaacctgggaGGACGCCTTGTACTACTGCAGAGATTACCACCATGACCTGGTCACCATCACCAACATGGATGATCAGAGATGGATCCAGGAGAAAGTCAAGAACGCATCGACTCCTTTTGTCTGGACGGGTCTGCGCTACACCTGCACTCTGGATTTCTGGTTCTGGGTCAGTGATGAGGTGGTCATCTATAAGAACTGGGCCGAAGGTGAACCGACGGACGACTGTGACATGTCTGGAGCCATGGAGACGGGAGGAGGACATCagtggaggaagaaaaatgatctggaggaatttaatttcatttgttctaaaaattaa
- the LOC116732346 gene encoding C-type mannose receptor 2-like — MQWSLILLFLMAQCCFIDCQLYQFHYIKENKNWTEAQQYCRENHTDLATVTNMKDMKRLINISAGDQNEAWIGLISKPEFNRTWFWSLPGLEFNESETNWETGQPSDKGNQGSENCGILDKSLVWGDQGCQWSEYFLCYDKTNTSHKYHLIKDMKTWQKAKSYCRENHTDLIMELKQLQDEEVKKLMNFTKSKAYFGLFRDNWRWSDGNSFSFRHWNNDFNNSESVSDQCGLTVFDDGGRWKNVSCAEKKPFICYDDKLILIKENKTWEDALTYCRDHYDDLVTITNMDDQRWIQEKVKNASTDHVWIGLHYIWSLSFWVWVSDEEVSYENWASPGQTDDCDVFGTMETGGEHKWLEKKGSETFNFICSKKY; from the exons ATGCAGTGGAGTCTGATTCTGCTCTTCCTGATGG CTCAGTGTTGCTTCATTGACTGTCAGCTCTATCAGTTTCACTAcattaaagagaataaaaactgGACTGAAGCTCAGCAGTACTGCAGAGAGAATCACACTGACCTGGCCACAGTGACTAACATGAAGGACATGAAGAGACTCATCAACATCTCAGCTGGAGATCAGAATGAAGCTTGGATTGGTCTGATCAGTAAACCAGAATTTAACAGAACATGGTTCTGGTCTCTGCCTGGACTGGAGTTCAATGAAAGTGAGACAAACTGGGAAACAGGCCAACCATCTGATAAAGGAAATCAAGGATCTGAGAACTGTGGGATTCTGGATAAAAGTCTTGTATGGGGAGATCAGGGTTGCCAGTGGTCTGAATATTTCCTCTGCTATGATA AAACTAACACATCCCATAAATATCACCTGATTAAAGACATGAAGACCTGGCAGAAAGCAAAGAGTTACTGCAGAGAGAATCACACAGACCTGATCATGGAATTAAAGCAACTACAGGATGAAGAAGTGAAGAAATTGATGAACTTTACAAAAAGTAAAGCGTACTTTGGTTTGTTCAGAGACAACTGGAGGTGGTCAGATGGAAACAGTTTCTCTTTCAGACACTGGAATAATGACTTTAACAATTCAGAATCTGTCAGCGATCAATGTGGATTGACTGTGTTTGATGATGGAGGCAGATGGAAGAATGTGAGCTGTgctgaaaaaaaacccttcatcTGTTATGATG ATAAGTTGATCCtgatcaaagaaaataaaacctgggaGGACGCCTTGACCTACTGCAGAGATCATTATGATGACCTGGTCACCATCACCAACATGGATGATCAGAGATGGATCCAGGAGAAAGTCAAGAACGCATCGACTGATCATGTCTGGATTGGACTGCACTACATCTGGTCTCTAAGTTTCTGGGTCTGGGTCAGTGACGAGGAGGTCAGCTATGAGAACTGGGCCTCACCTGGACAGACGGACGACTGTGACGTGTTTGGAACCATGGAAACGGGAGGAGAACATAAGTggctggaaaaaaaaggcaGCGAGACGTTTAATTTCATCTGTTCTAAAAAATACTGA
- the LOC116732359 gene encoding macrophage mannose receptor 1-like, which yields MQWSLILLFLMAQCCFIDCQLYQFHYINENKTWTEAQQYCRENHTDLATVTNMKDMKRLINISAGDQREAWIGLYDPTNGTRTWYWSLPGVEFNESETNWAKGEPWDDWISNCGTLWPDAKWSIVHCRYPALFLCYDDMNTTHKYHLIEERKTWLEAQSYCREKHTDLISGTKQLQDAENMMNASGFIDYWRKPIYIGLFSNPWRWSDGSGFSFEPWYLQFDYQPNRGQCAVTVFDDEGRWRNEDCTERKPFICYSDDKVILIKENKTWNEALTYCRDHHHDLATVPNMDQQKQVEEKAKNASTPFVWIGLRFSCRLNVWFWVCDNWAWDEQNDCNMFGSMEAGGEYRWFQRNGSERFNFICADK from the exons ATGCAGTGGAGTCTGATTCTGCTCTTCCTGATGG CTCAGTGTTGCTTCATTGACTGTCAGCTCTATCAGTTTCACTACATTAATGAGAATAAGACCTGGACTGAAGCTCAGCAGTACTGCAGAGAGAATCACACTGACCTGGCCACAGTGACTAACATGAAGGACATGAAGAGACTCATCAACATCTCAGCTGGAGATCAGAGGGAAGCTTGGATTGGTCTGTATGATCCAACAAATGGTACCAGAACATGGTACTGGTCTCTGCCTGGAGTGGAGTTCAATGAAAGTGAGACAAACTGGGCCAAAGGAGAACCATGGGATGACTGGATTTCCAACTGTGGAACTTTGTGGCCCGATGCTAAATGGTCAATTGTTCACTGTAGATATCCTGCCCTTTTCCTCTGTTACGATG ACATGAACACAACCCATAAGTATCACCTGATTGAAGAGAGGAAGACCTGGCTGGAAGCTCAGAgttactgcagagagaaacacacagaccTGATCAGTGGAACGAAGCAACTACAGGATGCAGAGAATATGATGAATGCATCTGGATTTATAGATTATTGGAGAAAACCAATATACATTGGTCTGTTTAGCAACCCCTGGAGGTGGTCAGATGGAAGCGGTTTCTCTTTCGAACCCTGGTATCTACAGTTTGACTATCAACCCAACAGAGGTCAATGTGCTGTGACTGTGTTTGATGATGAAGGCAGATGGAGGAATGAGGACTGCACTGAAAGAAAACCCTTCATCTGTTATTCAGATG ATAAAGTGATCCTGatcaaggaaaataaaacttggaaTGAGGCCTTGACCTACTGCAGAGATCACCACCATGACCTGGCCACCGTCCCCAACATGGACCAACAGAAACAGGTTGAGGAGAAAGCCAAGAACGCATCGACTCCTTTTGTCTGGATTGGACTGCgtttcagctgcaggttgaatgtttggttctgggtcTGTGATAACTGGGCCTGGGATGAACAGAATGACTGCAACATGTTTGGATCCATGGAGGCAGGAGGAGAGTATCGGTGGTTCCAAAGAAACGGCAGCGAGAGATTTAACTTCATCTGTGCTGATAAATaa
- the LOC116732354 gene encoding macrophage mannose receptor 1-like, translated as MQWSLILLFLMAQCCFINCQLYEFHYINKEKTWTEAQQYCREKHTDLATVTNMKAMKRLINISAGDQSEAWIGLISKPEFTRTWFWSLSGVEFNESETNWKEGEPSDKGIQGTENCAFLNHDLKWGDTGCGAQKNFVCFNQTNTTNKYHLIKDMKTWQEAQSYCREKHTDLISGMKQLQDGEVKNLMKPNDELHIGLFRDTWRWSDGSSFSFRHWNNDVNYPQSNSDQCAMTVFNDGGRWRYENCDGRKPFICYDDKLILIKEKMNWEDALYYCRDHHHDLVTITNMDDQIWIQEKVKNASTPFVWTGLRYTCTLDFWFWVSDEVVIYKNWAEGEPMDDCDMSGAMETKRNHQWFKRNDSDLFNFICSKE; from the exons CTGATTCTGCTCTTCCTGATGG CTCAGTGTTGCTTCATTAACTGTCAGCTCTATGAGTTTCACTACATTAATAAGGAAAAGACCTGGACTGAAGCTCAGCagtactgcagagagaaacacactGACCTGGCCACAGTGACTAACATGAAGGCCATGAAGAGACTCATCAACATCTCAGCTGGAGATCAGAGTGAAGCTTGGATTGGTCTGATCAGTAAACCAGAATTTACCAGAACATGGTTCTGGTCTCTGTCTGGAGTGGAGTTCAATGAAAGTGAGACAAACTGGAAAGAAGGAGAACCATCTGATAAAGGAATTCAAGGAACTGAAAACTGTGCATTTCTGAATCATGATCTCAAATGGGGAGATACTGGCTGCGGGGCCCAAAAGAACTTTGTCTGCTTTAATC AAACTAATACAACCAATAAATATCACTTGATTAAAGACATGAAGACCTGGCAGGAAGCTCAGAgttactgcagagagaaacacacagaccTGATCAGTGGAATGAAGCAACTACAGGATGGAGAAGTGAAGAATTTGATGAAGCCTAATGATGAACTACACATCGGTCTGTTCAGAGACACCTGGAGGTGGTCAGATGGAAGCAGTTTCTCTTTCAGACACTGGAATAATGACGTTAACTATCCACAGTCCAACAGTGATCAATGTGCCATGACTGTGTTTAATGATGGAGGCAGATGGAGGTATGAGAACTGTGATGGAAGAAAACCCTTCATCTGTTATGATG ATAAATTGATCCTGATCAAAGAGAAGATGAACTGGGAGGACGCCTTGTACTACTGCAGAGATCACCACCATGACCTGGTCACCATCACCAACATGGATGACCAAATATGGATCCAGGAGAAAGTCAAGAACGCATCGACTCCTTTTGTCTGGACGGGTCTGCGCTACACCTGCACTCTGGATTTCTGGTTCTGGGTCAGTGATGAGGTGGTCATCTATAAGAACTGGGCCGAAGGTGAACCGATGGACGACTGTGACATGTCTGGAGCCATGGAGACGAAAAGGAACCATCAGTGGTTCAAAAGAAATGATTCTGACCTGTTTAATTTCATCTGTTCTAAAGAGTAA
- the LOC116732347 gene encoding macrophage mannose receptor 1-like — MQWSLILLFLMAQCCFIDCQLYQFHYINENKTWTEAQQYCREKHTDLATVTNMKDMKRLINISAGDQREAWIGLISKPEFTRTWFWSLSGEKFDESEKNWNNNEPSDRGIQGSENCGIVYQNLTWLDQGCKWPEYFLCYDETNNSHKYHLIKDMKTWQKAQSYCRENHTDLISGTKQRQDEEVKKLMNSSDRSAYFGLFRDNWRWSDGSSFSFRHWNNDFNISESVSILCGLTVFNDGGRWKNDTCDKKKPCICYDDKMILIKENKTWEDALTYCRENHHDLVTITNMDDQIWIQEKVKNASTDYVWMGLRYTCTLDFWFWVSDEVVIYKNWAEGEPTDDCDMSGAMETGGKHKWRKKIYLDKYNLICSKK, encoded by the exons ATGCAGTGGAGTCTGATTCTGCTCTTCCTGATGG CTCAGTGTTGCTTCATTGACTGTCAGCTCTATCAGTTTCACTACATTAATGAGAATAAAACCTGGACTGAAGCTCAGCagtactgcagagagaaacacactGACCTGGCCACAGTGACTAACATGAAGGACATGAAGAGACTCATCAACATCTCAGCTGGAGATCAGAGGGAAGCTTGGATTGGTCTGATCAGTAAACCAGAATTTACCAGAACATGGTTCTGGTCTCTGTCTGGAGAGAAGTTTGATGAAAGTgagaaaaactggaacaataATGAACCATCTGATAGAGGAATTCAAGGTTCTGAGAACTGTGGGATTGTGTATCAAAATCTCACATGGCTAGATCAGGGTTGCAAGTGGCCTGAATATTTCCTCTGCTATGATG AAACTAATAATTCACATAAATATCACCTGATTAAAGACATGAAGACCTGGCAGAAAGCTCAGAGTTACTGCAGAGAGAATCACACAGACCTGATCAGTGGAACGAAGCAACGACAGGATGAAGAAGTGAAGAAATTGATGAACTCTTCAGATCGTTCagcatattttggtttattCAGAGACAACTGGAGGTGGTCAGATGGAAGCAGTTTCTCTTTCAGACACTGGAATAATGACTTTAACATTTCAGAATCTGTCAGCATTCTATGTGGATTGACTGTGTTTAATGATGGAGGCAGATGGAAGAATGACACCTGTGACAAGAAAAAACCCTGCATCTGTTATGATG ATAAAATGATCCtgatcaaagaaaataaaacctgggaGGACGCCTTGACCTACTGCAGAGAGAACCACCATGACCTGGTCACCATCACCAACATGGATGATCAAATATGGATCCAGGAGAAAGTCAAGAACGCATCGACTGATTATGTCTGGATGGGTCTGCGCTACACCTGCACTCTGGATTTCTGGTTCTGGGTCAGTGATGAGGTGGTCATCTATAAGAACTGGGCCGAAGGTGAACCGACGGACGACTGTGACATGTCTGGAGCCATGGAGACGGGAGGAAAACATAAGTGGAGGAAGAAAATTTATCTTGACAAATATAACTTGATCTGTTCTAAAAAGTAA
- the LOC116733090 gene encoding C-type mannose receptor 2-like: MQWTLILLFLMAQCCFIDCQLYQFHCIKENKSWTEAQQYCREKHTDLATVTNMKDMKRLNNISAGSKDQAWIGLYYQTHGTRTWHWSLPGVEFDESEANWNQGEPTDKHGNEISENCGFLFNNFQWADGSCHHMKLFLCYDDTGRNQKYHLIQDKKSWQKAQIYCRVNHTDLISGTKQLQDARAANVLNSVGKETHVYFGLFRDAWKWSDGSSLSFRHWHKGFSNQKPNSGQCAVFKFNDKGRWRNESCTAKKHFVCYDDKVILIKENKTWEDALTYCRDHHHDLVTITNMDDQRWIQEKVKNASTDYVWTGLRYTCTLDFWFWVNDEVVIYQNWAKGEPMDDCDMSGAMETRGRHQWRKKNDSEKFNFFCSKD; the protein is encoded by the exons ATGCAGTGGACGTTGATTCTGCTCTTCCTGATGG CTCAGTGTTGCTTCATTGACTGTCAGCTCTATCAGTTTCACTGCATTAAAGAGAATAAAAGCTGGACTGAAGCTCAGCagtactgcagagagaaacacactGACCTGGCCACAGTGACTAACATGAAGGACATGAAGAGACTCAACAACATCTCAGCTGGTAGTAAAGACCAAGCTTGGATTGGTCTGTATTATCAAACACATGGTACCAGAACATGGCACTGGTCTCTGCCTGGAGTGGAGTTTGATGAAAGTGAGGCAAACTGGAACCAAGGAGAACCGACTGACAAACATGGAAATGAAATATCTGAGAACTGTGGGTTTCTGTTTAATAATTTTCAGTGGGCAGATGGATCTTGTCATCACATGAAACTTTTCCTCTGCTACGATG ATACTGGTAGAAACCAGAAATACCACTTGATTCAAGACAAGAAGAGCTGGCAGAAAGCTCAGATTTACTGCAGAGTGAATCACACAGACCTGATCAGTGGAACGAAGCAGCTTCAGGATGCAAGAGCGGCGAATGTTTTGAACTCTGTGGGAAAGGAAACGCACGTATATTTCGGTTTGTTCAGAGACGCCTGGAAGTGGTCCGATGGAAGCAGCCTCTCCTTCAGACACTGGCACAAAGGCTTCAGCAATCAAAAACCCAACAGCGGACAATGTGCCGTGTTTAAGTTTAATGATAAAGGCAGATGGAGGAACGAGAGCTGTACGGCCAAGAAACACTTCGTCTGTTACGACG ATAAAGTGATCCtgatcaaagaaaataaaacctgggaGGACGCCTTGACCTACTGCAGAGATCACCACCATGACCTGGTCACCATCACCAACATGGATGATCAGAGATGGATCCAGGAGAAAGTCAAGAACGCATCAACTGATTATGTCTGGACGGGTCTGCGCTACACCTGCACTCTGGATTTCTGGTTCTGGGTCAATGATGAGGTGGTCATCTATCAGAACTGGGCCAAAGGTGAACCGATGGACGACTGTGACATGTCTGGAGCCATGGAAACGAGAGGAAGACATCagtggaggaagaaaaatgacagtgagaagtttaattttttttgttccaagGATTGA
- the LOC116733085 gene encoding C-type mannose receptor 2-like: MQWSLILLFLMAQCCFIDCQLYEFHYINENKNWTEAQQYCREKHTDLATVTNMKAMKRLINISAGDQSEAWIGLISKPEFTRTWFWSLSGVEFNESETNWKEGEPSNGESENCAFLNHDLKWGDVGCGARKDFICFNRDEINFMFSLKNRTVNLNVSVHSTETDTTNKYHLIKDKKTWQEAQSFCREKHTDLISGTKQLQDGEVKNLMKPNDELHIGLFRDTWRWSDGSSFSFRHWNNDFNYKESNSGQCVMTVFNDGGRWKNMNCDERKPFICYDDKVILIKENKTWKDALTYCRDHHDDLVTITNMDDQRWIQEKVKDASTPFVWLGMRFNCFKNIWFWVCKKISYQNSTSAGWMNNCNTSGAMQAGGEHRWFQRNDTEELNFICSKV, translated from the exons ATGCAGTGGAGTCTGATTCTGCTCTTCCTGATGG CTCAGTGTTGCTTCATTGACTGTCAGCTCTATGAGTTTCACTACattaatgagaataaaaactgGACTGAAGCTCAGCagtactgcagagagaaacacactGACCTGGCCACAGTGACTAACATGAAGGCCATGAAGAGACTCATCAACATCTCAGCTGGAGATCAGAGTGAAGCTTGGATTGGTCTGATCAGTAAACCAGAATTTACCAGAACATGGTTCTGGTCTCTGTCTGGAGTGGAGTTCAATGAAAGTGAGACAAACTGGAAAGAAGGAGAACCATCAAATGGTGAATCTGAAAACTGTGCATTTCTGAATCATGATCTCAAATGGGGAGATGTTGGTTGCGGGGCCAGAAAGGACTTTATCTGCTTTAATCGTGA tgaaattaattttatgttCAGCTTAAAAAATAGAActgtaaatttaaatgtatctgTTCACTCCACAGAAACTGATACAACCAATAAATATCACCTGATTAAAGACAAGAAGACCTGGCAGGAAGCTCAGAGtttctgcagagagaaacacacagaccTGATCAGTGGAACGAAGCAACTACAGGATGGAGAAGTGAAGAATTTGATGAAGCCTAATGATGAACTACACATCGGCCTGTTCAGAGACACCTGGAGGTGGTCAGATGGAAGCAGTTTCTCTTTCAGACACTGGAATAATGACTTTAACTATAAAGAATCCAACAGTGGTCAATGTGTCATGACTGTGTTTAATGATGGAGGCAGATGGAAGAATATGAACTGTGATGAAAGAAAACCCTTCATCTGTTATGATG ATAAAGTGATCCtgatcaaagaaaataaaacctggaaagATGCCTTGACCTACTGCAGAGATCATCATGATGACCTGGTCACCATCACCAACATGGATGATCAGAGATGGATCCAGGAGAAAGTCAAGGACGCATCGACTCCTTTTGTCTGGTTGGGTATGCGCTTCAACTGCTTCAAGAACATCTGGTTCTGGGTCTGTAAGAAGATCAGCTATCAGAACTCGACCTCAGCAGGATGGATGAACAACTGTAACACGTCTGGAGCCATGCAGGCTGGAGGAGAACATAGATGGTTCCAAAGAAACGACACAGAGGAACTGAACTTCATTTGTTCTAAGGTTTAA